In Chitinophaga sp. HK235, a single window of DNA contains:
- a CDS encoding ABC transporter permease produces the protein MLKNYFKIAWRNITRNQVFSAINIMGLAIGIAASLLIFQYVAFELSYENTQTKADRIYRVQQDRYNDGKLSTQWAAGAFAAGNKFKEAFEEVEAYVKLTKRDPSLLETAGKSVKVTEHYYASSAYFEVFSTPLIQGDARTALVEPNTVVLSETLAHKLFGNEDPVGKTLTMNQVRAFKVTGVYKDMPANTHLKAAALYSFATFVDIVKPNNPEDAWQWDGCLTYLLLRPGTNAQQLEAKFPALVAAASKDVQDGSKAVYTLKSLKDIHLYSHQMMEAETNGNGSTVYLLMGIALFIVAIAWINYINLATARAINRAVEVGVRKAVGSQRSQLIAQFMVESLLLNAMAVLLALFLVVFAIPLFNSLTGQHLSFSLLRDSLFWSVLAILFLTGSFLSGLYPAFVLSGFKPVAVLKGKVISSRQGSTLRKSLVVVQFAASLFLLVGVLAVFRQIQFMRSQQLGISIDQTLVLNPPIVSRDSTFLRKQEAFKKQLLQETAVRSVTVSTVVPGEPCSWNAGAIRLKGADEKQGKQYRIIGVDYDYVPAYSLKLLAGRNFSPDFGMDGNDGAVIFNKTAVKQLGFDRPEEAVGKVIFFWGNYMRIEGVVDDFHQQSLHEAYEPLILRLIPDVQGYVSIRMSPDNANATIAAVQRSWNTFFPSNPFDYFFLDQHFDEQYRTDQRFGKVFGIFTALAILVACLGLFGLASFTIVQRTKEISIRKILGASVAEIVRLLYREFAVLIVIAFFVATPLAWFSITQWLKGYAFRTTLYWWLFALPLALVLVIAFLTVSFQSIRAALANPVDSLRSE, from the coding sequence ATGCTAAAAAACTATTTTAAGATCGCCTGGCGGAATATTACCCGCAACCAGGTTTTTTCTGCTATCAATATTATGGGGCTGGCTATCGGCATTGCCGCATCTCTGCTCATATTCCAGTATGTAGCATTTGAGCTGAGCTATGAAAATACCCAGACCAAAGCAGACCGTATCTACAGGGTACAGCAAGACCGTTATAACGATGGCAAACTCAGTACACAATGGGCTGCCGGCGCTTTTGCCGCAGGCAATAAATTTAAAGAGGCTTTTGAAGAAGTGGAAGCTTATGTGAAACTGACTAAAAGAGACCCTTCGTTGCTGGAGACTGCCGGTAAAAGTGTGAAGGTGACAGAACATTATTACGCCAGCAGCGCCTATTTTGAGGTGTTTTCCACACCACTTATCCAGGGAGATGCACGAACTGCACTGGTGGAGCCCAATACGGTGGTCTTGTCTGAAACCCTGGCGCATAAACTGTTTGGCAACGAGGACCCTGTAGGCAAAACACTGACCATGAATCAGGTAAGAGCGTTCAAAGTGACCGGTGTATATAAGGATATGCCTGCCAACACTCATCTGAAAGCAGCAGCACTGTATTCCTTCGCTACTTTTGTGGATATCGTGAAACCCAATAATCCGGAAGACGCCTGGCAATGGGACGGCTGTCTTACCTACCTGCTGCTCCGCCCCGGTACCAACGCACAACAACTGGAAGCGAAGTTCCCGGCTCTGGTGGCGGCTGCTTCGAAGGATGTGCAGGATGGATCCAAAGCTGTGTATACGCTGAAATCATTGAAGGATATTCATCTGTATTCCCATCAGATGATGGAAGCGGAGACTAACGGCAACGGCAGTACGGTATATCTGTTGATGGGCATTGCATTGTTTATTGTGGCGATTGCCTGGATCAACTATATCAACCTGGCTACAGCCAGGGCTATCAACCGCGCTGTGGAAGTGGGGGTACGCAAAGCAGTAGGTTCCCAAAGAAGCCAGCTGATAGCGCAGTTTATGGTAGAATCGCTGCTGCTGAATGCGATGGCCGTTTTGCTGGCATTGTTTCTGGTCGTTTTTGCCATCCCGCTATTTAATAGTCTTACCGGGCAACATCTCTCTTTTTCCCTGTTACGTGATAGCTTATTCTGGAGCGTATTGGCTATCCTGTTTCTAACCGGTTCTTTTCTTTCCGGGCTGTACCCGGCTTTTGTATTGTCTGGCTTTAAACCGGTAGCGGTGCTGAAGGGAAAGGTGATTTCTTCCCGCCAGGGAAGTACCTTACGGAAATCGCTGGTGGTAGTACAGTTTGCGGCTTCGTTGTTTCTGTTGGTAGGAGTGCTGGCTGTTTTCCGTCAGATACAGTTTATGCGTAGCCAGCAACTGGGTATCAGTATTGATCAAACACTGGTGCTGAATCCTCCGATCGTCTCCCGTGATTCTACTTTCTTGCGTAAGCAGGAAGCCTTCAAAAAACAATTGTTGCAGGAGACGGCTGTTCGTAGCGTGACTGTTTCCACGGTGGTACCGGGAGAACCATGCAGCTGGAATGCCGGCGCCATCCGTTTGAAAGGCGCCGATGAAAAACAAGGAAAACAATACCGGATTATCGGTGTGGATTATGATTATGTACCGGCATATAGCCTGAAACTGCTGGCTGGTCGCAACTTTTCGCCTGACTTTGGTATGGATGGAAATGATGGTGCTGTGATATTCAATAAAACCGCTGTAAAACAACTGGGCTTCGATCGTCCGGAGGAAGCAGTAGGGAAGGTTATTTTTTTCTGGGGAAACTACATGCGTATAGAAGGGGTGGTTGATGATTTTCATCAGCAATCACTGCATGAGGCTTATGAGCCACTGATTCTGCGGCTGATCCCGGATGTACAAGGGTATGTTTCCATCCGGATGTCGCCTGACAATGCCAATGCAACGATAGCAGCTGTGCAACGGAGCTGGAATACTTTTTTTCCTTCCAATCCCTTTGATTATTTTTTCCTGGACCAGCATTTTGATGAGCAGTACAGAACTGACCAGCGTTTTGGAAAAGTGTTCGGTATATTTACGGCCCTGGCTATCCTGGTGGCCTGTCTGGGCTTGTTTGGGCTGGCGTCCTTCACTATTGTACAGCGCACCAAGGAAATCAGTATCCGTAAGATACTGGGAGCCTCTGTAGCAGAGATTGTACGGCTGTTGTACCGTGAGTTTGCAGTGCTGATCGTGATTGCTTTTTTTGTGGCCACCCCACTGGCGTGGTTCAGTATAACACAATGGCTGAAAGGCTATGCTTTCCGTACGACGTTGTACTGGTGGTTGTTTGCGCTGCCGTTAGCGCTGGTGCTGGTGATTGCATTCCTGACGGTAAGCTTCCAGAGTATCAGGGCTGCGCTGGCTAATCCGGTTGATAGTTTACGATCAGAATAA
- a CDS encoding GNAT family N-acetyltransferase has protein sequence MEIIVRKAVKEDLPLLLTFEQGIITEERPFDPTLRDGEIHYYDIAKMIEAEHVEVAVAVAGDKIVGSGYARIEPASRPYLKHAKQAYLGFMYVDPSYRGKGINGKILAFLKEWAYLQDVLELRLGVYSDNEGAVRAYEKAGFEKHLIEMRMDLRDDPTYLAQ, from the coding sequence ATGGAAATCATTGTCAGGAAGGCTGTAAAGGAAGACCTGCCGTTATTGCTTACATTCGAACAGGGGATTATCACTGAGGAACGCCCTTTTGATCCTACTTTGCGGGATGGAGAAATTCATTATTACGATATTGCTAAGATGATTGAAGCAGAGCATGTAGAAGTGGCTGTGGCAGTGGCCGGCGATAAAATCGTAGGTTCCGGTTATGCCCGTATAGAGCCGGCCTCCAGACCTTATCTGAAACATGCTAAGCAGGCCTATCTGGGTTTTATGTATGTAGACCCATCCTATCGGGGCAAAGGCATCAACGGTAAGATCCTTGCTTTCCTGAAAGAATGGGCCTATCTGCAGGATGTGCTGGAGCTGCGCCTGGGCGTATACAGCGACAACGAGGGCGCTGTAAGAGCCTATGAAAAGGCCGGCTTTGAAAAACATCTGATCGAAATGCGCATGGACCTGCGTGATGATCCTACCTATCTTGCCCAATAA
- a CDS encoding S41 family peptidase, which yields MIHLIPLCCIAFTSHVQPPSDSLPKYPAAAVISMINDLAKELEKSHPGYDRYHSGSSSHQYLDSLKSTITADSLTEPEIYRKLKPFIARIGCLHTDLSLSASYISHLDQQPNLLPLQLMFENNQAIVTANYSAQPEPAPGTVLTAINGNSIPAMLDKILPAIPSDGYNLTMKYKALYHQFPLWYRNMINPDTTFTLITADNKTITLKGTRFADIVRSGFLKEPTYARTLDFRINGNTAILTIHSFAASDIKKSGQHFSKFIDSAFLQLRQQGIHQLIVDLRGNTGGTDGNAVYFTRHFFDTPFRYWDRIIVTPAIARQIKGIARLFYRKPVLVNGEYQWQRSKITREFNYYAIQQPAANAYTGKTFVLTDGFCMSSCADVTAVLSAHRKAVFIGEETGGGYQGNNSGMMPAVKLRPTRMMLTVPLQRYVTAVDSTINKGHGTMPDYVVPLTAKAAIEGKDQPMELALRLACTQ from the coding sequence ATGATCCATTTAATCCCTCTCTGCTGTATAGCATTCACAAGCCATGTACAACCGCCATCCGACAGCCTGCCCAAATACCCGGCAGCAGCTGTCATTTCCATGATCAACGATCTGGCCAAAGAACTGGAGAAAAGTCATCCTGGTTATGACCGGTATCATTCCGGCAGTAGTTCCCATCAGTACCTGGACTCGTTGAAATCCACCATCACAGCTGACTCACTCACCGAACCGGAGATATATCGTAAACTAAAACCATTTATTGCCAGGATTGGTTGTCTGCATACCGATTTGAGTTTGTCAGCCTCTTATATATCACACCTGGACCAGCAGCCCAACCTGTTGCCATTACAACTGATGTTTGAAAACAACCAGGCCATCGTTACAGCCAATTATTCCGCTCAGCCTGAGCCGGCACCCGGCACGGTATTGACGGCGATCAACGGCAACAGCATTCCGGCAATGCTGGATAAGATTCTTCCTGCCATCCCATCAGATGGTTATAATCTCACCATGAAATACAAAGCCCTGTATCATCAATTTCCGCTATGGTACAGAAACATGATCAACCCTGATACAACCTTTACACTCATCACCGCTGATAATAAAACAATAACGTTGAAGGGCACACGATTTGCGGATATCGTCCGCAGTGGATTTCTCAAAGAACCCACTTACGCCAGAACACTGGATTTCCGGATCAATGGCAACACAGCCATACTCACCATCCATTCCTTTGCTGCATCCGACATTAAAAAATCAGGACAACACTTCAGCAAGTTTATCGACAGTGCCTTTCTGCAACTCCGGCAACAGGGTATCCACCAGCTGATTGTAGACCTCCGCGGCAACACCGGCGGCACTGATGGCAACGCTGTTTACTTTACACGCCACTTTTTTGATACTCCATTCCGGTATTGGGACCGCATCATCGTAACACCCGCCATTGCCAGACAGATAAAAGGAATAGCCCGGCTCTTCTACCGCAAACCAGTGTTGGTAAACGGAGAATATCAGTGGCAGCGATCAAAGATCACCAGGGAATTTAACTATTATGCAATACAACAACCTGCAGCGAATGCCTATACTGGTAAGACTTTTGTGCTAACGGACGGCTTTTGTATGTCGTCTTGTGCAGATGTAACCGCTGTTTTATCAGCTCATCGCAAAGCAGTTTTTATCGGAGAAGAAACCGGCGGTGGCTATCAGGGTAACAACAGTGGCATGATGCCGGCTGTAAAACTACGGCCTACCCGAATGATGCTTACTGTCCCCTTACAACGGTATGTTACAGCGGTAGACAGTACTATAAATAAGGGCCACGGCACTATGCCGGACTATGTGGTACCATTAACGGCAAAAGCTGCTATAGAAGGAAAAGACCAGCCTATGGAGCTTGCGCTCAGGCTGGCCTGTACTCAGTAA
- a CDS encoding ABC transporter permease → MITNYFRTAVRSLWKHKVYSFLNIFGLMTGIACAGIIFLWVEDEVQFDHVHDKKDRLYVVIQHWQYDGYKRTFWSTPGLLGPTMQANLPGIAHTCRTTEGTQTAMFNNGQTSYYAAGIYADSTLFSMFTFPFIEGNARTAFTQLNSLVVTEKAARKFFGTTTNVTGKILRMDNKQEYMVTGVVKDIPQNSTLQFDWVAPFQVYFNQNRWLESWGANSINSFVELLPGADVTAVNRQLAGFTKARNPQGVTTPVLFSMNDWHLRGEFEDGKQVGGRIGYVRLFALIGGIIILIACINFMNLATARSEKRSKEVGVRKVLGAGKGKLVVQFISEAMLIALIATLLAVLLIITLLPVFNAVVGKNISPGLGNTTHWAALLLIVVITGLVAGSYPSLYLSSFNPVTVLKGFKLPSGNAAFIRKGLVVLQFTISTVLIISTIIIYQQMQYVKNRKLGYNKDNLLEMKVTGNMNRDFDAIKQDLINTGVVENAALSDHATIYGGNNTDDFRWEGLPDKSSNLISVRGVTPEFFATSGMQLQSGRDFQLGKSVDSFSVIITASLAKLMGKEGRIGGNFLVPENKSRRYVPYRIVGIVKDFVYGDMYGKPDPVVFFKGQQDAAVMYIRIAAKAHPEQAIAKIEAVMAKDNPDYPFAFRFVDEQFNGMFSSEMLISRLSRLFAGLAIVISCLGLFGLAAYTAERRTREIGIRKVLGASVTGIARLLSAEFLLLVLVSVVIAFPLAWWIMSGWLDGYAYRTAIHWWVFLLAGGAAVLIALVTISYQAVRTALMNPVRSLRRE, encoded by the coding sequence ATGATCACTAATTATTTCCGGACAGCTGTCCGCAGTTTATGGAAGCATAAAGTTTACAGCTTCCTGAATATTTTCGGGTTGATGACGGGTATTGCCTGTGCAGGCATTATTTTTTTATGGGTGGAAGATGAAGTGCAGTTTGATCATGTGCATGATAAGAAGGACCGCCTATACGTCGTTATACAGCACTGGCAGTACGATGGATATAAGCGCACGTTCTGGTCTACGCCGGGATTGCTGGGACCCACTATGCAGGCCAATTTACCGGGTATTGCCCATACCTGCCGTACTACGGAGGGGACACAAACAGCGATGTTCAACAATGGTCAGACCTCTTACTATGCTGCAGGAATTTATGCTGACAGCACCTTGTTCAGCATGTTCACCTTTCCCTTTATCGAGGGGAATGCCCGAACGGCCTTTACACAGCTTAATTCGCTGGTGGTAACGGAGAAGGCTGCACGAAAATTTTTCGGCACGACTACCAATGTTACCGGTAAGATCCTGAGAATGGATAACAAGCAGGAATATATGGTGACGGGTGTTGTAAAGGATATTCCACAGAATTCCACCCTGCAGTTTGATTGGGTGGCGCCTTTTCAGGTATATTTTAATCAGAACAGATGGCTGGAATCATGGGGAGCCAATTCCATCAATAGCTTTGTGGAGCTACTGCCGGGAGCAGACGTAACAGCAGTCAACCGCCAGCTGGCGGGTTTTACCAAAGCACGTAATCCTCAGGGGGTTACTACGCCGGTTTTATTTTCGATGAACGACTGGCATCTGCGGGGAGAGTTTGAAGACGGGAAGCAGGTAGGTGGCCGTATTGGTTATGTGCGTTTGTTTGCGTTGATCGGTGGAATCATCATTCTTATTGCCTGTATCAATTTTATGAACCTGGCCACTGCGCGCAGTGAAAAACGGTCGAAGGAAGTTGGTGTACGAAAGGTGCTGGGGGCCGGTAAAGGTAAGCTGGTGGTGCAGTTTATCAGTGAGGCCATGCTAATTGCTTTGATAGCGACACTGCTGGCTGTATTATTAATTATAACGTTGTTGCCTGTGTTTAATGCGGTGGTGGGTAAAAATATTTCGCCCGGATTGGGCAACACAACGCACTGGGCCGCTTTACTGCTGATAGTGGTTATTACTGGCCTGGTTGCAGGCAGTTATCCCTCCCTTTATCTTTCTTCCTTTAATCCGGTGACTGTGCTGAAAGGGTTCAAGCTGCCTTCCGGTAATGCTGCATTTATCAGAAAAGGACTGGTGGTATTACAATTCACGATTTCCACCGTGTTGATCATTTCCACTATCATTATTTATCAGCAGATGCAGTATGTTAAGAACCGTAAGCTGGGTTATAACAAGGACAATCTGCTGGAGATGAAGGTTACCGGTAATATGAACAGGGATTTTGATGCTATCAAACAAGACCTCATCAATACTGGTGTGGTAGAGAATGCAGCACTTTCTGATCATGCCACCATTTATGGAGGAAACAATACAGATGATTTCAGATGGGAAGGATTGCCGGATAAAAGCAGCAACCTGATTTCGGTCAGAGGTGTGACGCCGGAATTTTTTGCGACTTCAGGAATGCAGCTGCAGAGTGGCCGTGATTTTCAGTTGGGGAAATCAGTAGATAGCTTTAGTGTGATCATCACTGCCTCACTGGCGAAGCTGATGGGTAAGGAAGGTCGTATCGGTGGTAATTTTCTGGTGCCGGAGAATAAAAGCAGGCGATACGTTCCTTATCGTATTGTGGGTATTGTAAAAGACTTCGTTTATGGCGATATGTATGGAAAGCCTGACCCCGTAGTGTTTTTCAAAGGTCAGCAGGATGCTGCGGTGATGTATATACGTATTGCTGCGAAGGCTCATCCGGAGCAAGCCATTGCAAAAATAGAGGCGGTAATGGCGAAGGACAATCCTGACTATCCTTTTGCTTTCCGGTTTGTAGACGAACAGTTTAATGGGATGTTCAGCAGTGAGATGCTGATCAGCAGGTTGTCCCGTTTGTTTGCCGGACTGGCTATTGTGATTTCCTGTCTGGGTTTGTTTGGGCTGGCCGCTTATACTGCAGAACGCCGGACCAGGGAGATTGGTATCCGTAAGGTGCTGGGGGCCAGTGTGACGGGTATAGCCCGGTTGTTATCTGCGGAGTTTCTGCTGCTGGTATTGGTGTCGGTAGTCATTGCATTTCCGTTGGCCTGGTGGATCATGTCGGGGTGGCTGGACGGTTATGCTTACCGTACCGCTATCCACTGGTGGGTATTCCTGCTGGCAGGAGGGGCTGCCGTGCTGATTGCGCTGGTGACGATCAGTTACCAGGCTGTCAGGACAGCCCTGATGAATCCTGTCAGGAGCTTAAGGCGGGAGTAG
- a CDS encoding helix-turn-helix domain-containing protein gives MKTLITQPAQCDYKGKTKALHDAMDILQGKWNVLIIATLCCLGPKRFTELQRHLQGIGAKMLTRQLQVLEMNMLVKRTVCHTKPITVQYEITPYGKSLETIVLSIMDWGQQHRRHIMKTTPALSS, from the coding sequence ATGAAAACACTTATCACACAACCCGCACAATGCGATTATAAGGGCAAAACAAAAGCCCTGCATGATGCTATGGACATCCTGCAGGGCAAATGGAACGTACTGATTATTGCCACATTATGTTGCCTCGGTCCCAAACGCTTTACAGAGCTACAACGCCACCTGCAGGGCATCGGTGCTAAAATGCTGACCCGTCAGCTACAGGTCCTGGAAATGAATATGCTGGTGAAACGGACCGTATGCCACACCAAGCCTATCACCGTCCAATACGAGATAACGCCCTATGGTAAATCACTGGAAACGATTGTCTTGTCCATCATGGACTGGGGCCAGCAACATCGCCGGCATATCATGAAAACTACTCCCGCCTTAAGCTCCTGA
- a CDS encoding ABC transporter permease: MLSNYCRIAFRNLWKYKGFSAINIAGLTLGIASSLLILLWVQYEKSVDAFHVNNDRLYKVYEREYYDGKVDGNYETPGPMAEELKKIFPEVEYAASMQYQNKTYTLKAGNKILKAEGNAAGKDWFKMFSYPLLAGNSDKVLTDPKGIVLCRSLAEKLFSSAEAAMGQTVRCENMADYIVTGVYADLPPNVSHRYDYLISWQAFLQQHPFATQWINSGPFTYIQLKAGASATLLEQKLKHLIRNYTDKDKNGYTVEYGLQPFRDVYLHDKFKNGIISGGRIEYVQLFSLVAIFILLIACINFMNLSTARSIKRAREIGVRKVNGAGRTALVLQFLGEALLLTLLAALLALILVSMVLPAFNALTGYQIKIPYDNRIFWTQLFALVLTTGILAGCYPAILLSSFNPLQVLKGSHLPGTRTHLLRKGLVVFQFVLSMILIIGTLVVSKQISYIQTRNLGYDRTNLLMIPLEGGLLANFNVFKDQALQTPAITEVSQLSDTPTLLDQSTTTVTWPGKQASNLFPFFVSHSGYDFVKTMKLRLTGGRDFSPEYPSDSTACILNETAVRKIGFINPVGKSITLWGIKRQIVGVIRDFNFKPLHEPIQPMIIVPELKHNSNILVRIQPGQTEVALKKVAALCKQLNPSFPFSYRFINDDYNKQYVSETIVGKLSGLFAGLAIIIACLGLLGLTMFTTEQRTREIGIRKVLGASVGAIFRLLSFNYLGLILISMVIACPLAWYVMHQWLSNYAYSTTLHWWIFAIAGLIVLMIALLMISFQTIKAAIANPVKSLRTE; encoded by the coding sequence ATGCTCAGCAACTACTGTAGGATTGCATTCAGAAATCTGTGGAAATACAAAGGTTTTTCAGCCATCAATATTGCCGGCCTCACCCTCGGTATAGCCAGCAGCCTGCTGATCCTGTTATGGGTACAGTACGAAAAGTCGGTAGATGCCTTTCATGTCAACAATGACCGGCTTTACAAAGTATATGAACGTGAATATTATGATGGCAAAGTAGATGGTAATTATGAAACGCCAGGCCCCATGGCAGAAGAACTCAAAAAAATATTCCCGGAAGTGGAATATGCTGCCTCCATGCAATATCAGAATAAAACTTATACCCTGAAGGCCGGCAACAAAATACTGAAGGCAGAAGGTAATGCTGCAGGAAAGGACTGGTTCAAAATGTTCAGTTATCCGCTGCTCGCTGGTAACTCTGACAAGGTACTGACTGATCCTAAAGGAATCGTGCTTTGCCGCAGCCTGGCGGAAAAGCTCTTTAGCAGTGCTGAAGCAGCTATGGGCCAAACAGTCCGTTGTGAAAACATGGCTGATTACATAGTCACCGGCGTATACGCCGATCTGCCACCCAACGTCTCTCATCGTTATGACTATCTCATCAGCTGGCAGGCTTTCCTGCAGCAACATCCTTTTGCCACGCAATGGATCAACAGCGGCCCGTTCACATACATTCAGCTGAAAGCCGGTGCCAGCGCCACCTTGCTGGAGCAAAAACTAAAACATCTCATCAGGAATTATACGGATAAAGATAAAAACGGTTACACCGTAGAATATGGATTACAGCCTTTCCGCGATGTTTACCTGCATGATAAATTTAAAAACGGCATCATCAGTGGCGGTAGAATTGAGTATGTACAGTTGTTTTCACTGGTGGCCATTTTTATACTGCTGATCGCCTGCATCAATTTTATGAACCTCTCAACAGCCCGCTCTATTAAAAGAGCCCGGGAGATCGGTGTACGTAAAGTAAATGGAGCCGGCAGAACAGCACTGGTCCTGCAATTTCTCGGAGAAGCCCTGTTGCTCACCCTGCTCGCAGCACTACTGGCCCTGATACTGGTATCAATGGTATTACCAGCGTTTAATGCACTCACCGGCTATCAGATAAAAATTCCCTATGATAACCGGATATTCTGGACACAGCTGTTTGCCCTTGTACTGACCACTGGTATCCTCGCAGGCTGTTACCCGGCAATACTGTTATCTTCATTCAATCCACTGCAGGTATTAAAAGGCTCACACCTTCCAGGTACCCGCACCCATCTCTTGCGGAAAGGACTCGTCGTATTTCAGTTTGTATTGTCCATGATACTGATCATCGGCACCTTGGTGGTTTCAAAACAGATCAGTTATATACAAACCCGCAACCTGGGTTATGACAGAACCAACCTGCTGATGATTCCCCTGGAAGGCGGACTGCTGGCCAACTTCAACGTATTCAAAGACCAAGCCCTGCAAACACCCGCTATAACAGAAGTGTCACAGCTTTCAGATACGCCCACCCTCCTGGACCAGTCTACCACCACTGTTACATGGCCGGGAAAACAGGCCAGCAACCTGTTTCCTTTTTTTGTTTCCCACTCAGGCTATGATTTCGTAAAAACCATGAAACTCCGGCTAACAGGCGGAAGAGATTTTTCACCAGAGTATCCGTCGGATTCCACAGCCTGTATCCTGAACGAGACAGCTGTCAGAAAAATAGGCTTTATCAATCCTGTTGGAAAGAGTATTACTTTATGGGGTATTAAAAGGCAGATAGTAGGCGTGATCAGGGATTTTAATTTTAAGCCACTGCACGAACCGATACAGCCCATGATCATCGTACCAGAGCTGAAACATAATAGCAACATCCTGGTCCGTATACAGCCAGGACAAACCGAAGTCGCGTTAAAAAAAGTAGCTGCATTATGTAAGCAGTTGAACCCATCCTTCCCTTTCAGCTACCGGTTTATAAATGATGATTATAACAAACAGTATGTCAGTGAAACTATTGTGGGAAAACTCTCCGGCCTCTTTGCCGGACTGGCCATCATTATTGCCTGTCTGGGGTTGTTGGGACTAACGATGTTTACAACAGAACAACGCACTCGCGAAATAGGTATCCGGAAAGTGCTGGGTGCCAGTGTAGGTGCTATATTCCGTTTACTGTCCTTCAATTATCTTGGACTGATATTGATCTCGATGGTGATTGCCTGTCCGCTGGCCTGGTATGTGATGCATCAGTGGCTCAGCAACTACGCCTACAGCACCACCCTTCACTGGTGGATATTTGCAATAGCGGGTCTGATCGTACTGATGATCGCCTTACTGATGATCAGCTTTCAGACTATCAAAGCCGCTATTGCAAATCCGGTGAAAAGTCTGCGGACAGAATAA